A genomic segment from Frateuria edaphi encodes:
- the grxD gene encoding Grx4 family monothiol glutaredoxin — MDVNERIKAVLAEHPMVLFMKGTPQFPMCGFSARAAQALKESGAAFHAVNVLADPEVRAALPHFANWPTFPQLFIQGELIGGCDIVEDLKSSGELARMATDVSGAVRA; from the coding sequence ATGGACGTTAACGAGCGAATCAAGGCGGTGCTCGCCGAGCACCCCATGGTGCTTTTCATGAAAGGCACGCCGCAGTTCCCGATGTGCGGTTTTTCCGCCCGCGCCGCTCAGGCGCTGAAGGAATCCGGCGCCGCCTTCCACGCCGTCAACGTATTGGCCGATCCGGAAGTGCGCGCCGCGCTGCCGCACTTCGCCAACTGGCCGACCTTCCCGCAACTGTTCATCCAGGGCGAGTTGATCGGCGGTTGCGACATCGTGGAGGACCTCAAGTCTTCGGGCGAACTGGCTCGCATGGCCACG